One window of the Runella slithyformis DSM 19594 genome contains the following:
- a CDS encoding SusC/RagA family TonB-linked outer membrane protein, with translation MKRLLLFSAMLAISWAGYAQRVVTGTVTSKDEGVLPGVNVLLKGSRTGVATDGTGTFRIAVPDDNAVIVFSFIGYGTQELTVGTRTSINIELLPDVKALQEVVVTAFGIEKEKKALGYTVQEVKGSQIVEARSNNVVNNLAGRVAGVRVQSNGGPGSGSTVQIRGASSVSGNNQPLVVIDGVPIDQSTSGSMTSGEKQFGGGLSEVSPDNIKDISVLKGPNAAALYGSRAANGVILITTKNGAGTKGIGVEINSNITFERPLVKPDFQDIYGGGNGYRTWYSDGWSGAITGSAIAQYRAAYGPTAPLFGTDGTDESWGAPLDGRLVRHWWSGTEVAPLTPQPNNWEEYWETGQTRTNNVALSGGNEKGNFRLSIGRMGQDGIMKNNDFYRNNFKLNTGYNFTPKLNVTLSAEYIKSGSKNRGYQEGQQFIWSHRHISWEQHKNYEDYTASHIQRALPGRLPDSDPPNWQHTFFTNPFFINDNLPLSNVKDRLLGNIALNYKIAPFLTFMARSGTDFWSDTRINIINFERVRNGNRTPGQYSEEVLRAQETNSDAILTFNKTVAKDFSITSQFGGILRQNYYKRNFTRVGELVVDGLYNLSNSVPSLNTVESRIEQTQMQSLFGTFQVGWRNALFLDLTARNDWSSTLPADARSYFYPSASVSAVLTDLLNIQSSILTFGKVRASWAQVGNDARPYQLNQVYRSGGAWNGNIPQYFENTTIPNSGLKPEITTGIEFGMDLRFLRGKLGLDVTYYNQTSRNQILGVEISKASGYNNRILNAGEIENKGLEIVLSGTPFKASNGFTWDVAVNYARNRNKVVALADGLTTLILHQQRGLNSEARVGQAYGTLFGIGFERSPDGQIIYSNGLPVVSTTPRILGNIQPKWTGGLSNTLTYKGVSLSALIDVRIGGDFFDEGTGTARWTGQYEETAVGREEGIIGKGVKVVSRNADGSAVYEPNDIIVAANQLYGFNNPRRFHEAAIYDGSYVKLREMTLGYSIPEALLKKYMIRTMKFSVVGRNLAILFSNHTHIDPEVDRFGGNRQGFAYGELPSSRSLGFNLTFGF, from the coding sequence ATGAAAAGACTTCTACTATTTTCTGCTATGTTGGCAATAAGTTGGGCAGGATATGCCCAGCGGGTCGTCACAGGTACGGTGACTTCTAAAGATGAAGGTGTCTTGCCCGGTGTAAACGTCCTTTTAAAAGGTTCAAGGACAGGTGTTGCTACAGATGGTACAGGCACATTTAGAATTGCCGTTCCGGACGATAATGCTGTGATAGTATTCAGTTTTATCGGTTATGGTACCCAGGAGTTGACGGTGGGAACCCGTACATCAATTAACATTGAGCTATTGCCCGATGTAAAAGCCCTACAGGAAGTAGTCGTAACGGCTTTCGGGATTGAAAAAGAAAAGAAAGCACTGGGGTATACAGTACAGGAAGTAAAAGGTTCACAAATTGTGGAGGCTCGTTCCAACAATGTGGTTAACAATCTGGCAGGCCGAGTGGCAGGTGTACGTGTTCAGAGCAACGGTGGTCCGGGCAGTGGCTCTACGGTACAGATTCGGGGTGCGTCTTCCGTTTCCGGCAATAACCAGCCGCTTGTTGTAATCGACGGCGTACCGATTGACCAAAGCACTTCCGGCTCGATGACCAGCGGAGAAAAGCAATTTGGAGGCGGTCTGTCGGAGGTCAGCCCTGACAACATCAAAGATATCAGTGTTCTGAAAGGGCCCAATGCTGCCGCTCTATACGGCTCCCGGGCGGCAAACGGGGTAATTTTGATTACTACCAAAAACGGAGCGGGTACGAAAGGGATCGGTGTGGAAATAAACTCTAACATTACTTTTGAACGCCCTTTGGTAAAGCCGGATTTTCAAGACATTTATGGTGGAGGTAATGGTTACCGTACATGGTATTCTGACGGGTGGTCGGGTGCCATTACCGGTTCTGCCATTGCGCAATATCGCGCAGCTTACGGCCCTACGGCACCGCTGTTCGGTACCGATGGAACGGATGAAAGCTGGGGCGCGCCTTTGGATGGACGTTTGGTTCGTCATTGGTGGTCAGGAACGGAAGTAGCCCCGCTTACCCCTCAACCTAACAACTGGGAAGAATACTGGGAAACCGGCCAAACCCGTACCAATAACGTTGCGCTCTCGGGGGGGAATGAAAAAGGTAATTTCCGCCTTTCGATTGGTCGGATGGGTCAGGATGGTATCATGAAAAACAATGATTTCTACCGGAATAACTTCAAACTTAATACCGGCTACAACTTTACTCCTAAACTGAACGTCACCCTTTCCGCTGAATACATCAAATCGGGTTCTAAAAATCGCGGTTATCAGGAAGGGCAACAATTTATTTGGTCCCACCGACACATCTCCTGGGAACAGCACAAAAATTATGAAGATTATACGGCATCTCATATTCAGCGAGCGCTACCGGGTCGTTTGCCGGACAGCGATCCGCCAAATTGGCAGCACACATTTTTTACTAACCCGTTCTTTATAAATGATAATTTGCCGTTAAGCAACGTAAAGGATCGTTTGCTAGGAAACATTGCATTGAACTATAAGATCGCTCCTTTTTTAACCTTTATGGCACGTTCAGGAACGGATTTTTGGTCGGATACGCGCATCAATATTATCAACTTTGAGCGTGTTCGTAACGGAAACCGTACACCGGGCCAGTATTCTGAAGAAGTATTGCGGGCGCAGGAAACCAATTCAGATGCCATCTTGACTTTCAATAAAACTGTAGCCAAAGATTTCTCAATCACGTCTCAGTTCGGTGGAATTTTGCGCCAAAACTATTACAAGCGTAACTTTACACGGGTAGGTGAACTGGTTGTTGACGGCCTGTACAACCTCTCCAATTCCGTACCAAGCCTCAACACGGTTGAAAGCCGCATTGAGCAAACCCAGATGCAGTCCCTTTTCGGAACGTTTCAAGTGGGCTGGCGCAATGCATTATTTCTTGACCTAACTGCTCGTAACGACTGGTCAAGTACACTTCCCGCCGATGCTCGTTCGTATTTCTATCCTTCGGCATCGGTCAGTGCGGTTCTTACCGATCTTCTCAATATTCAGAGTTCTATCCTGACCTTTGGTAAAGTACGTGCCAGCTGGGCGCAGGTAGGGAACGACGCCCGTCCCTATCAGTTGAATCAGGTATATCGCTCGGGCGGTGCATGGAATGGTAATATTCCGCAGTATTTTGAAAATACAACGATACCCAACTCGGGCCTAAAGCCTGAAATTACAACGGGGATCGAATTTGGAATGGATCTGCGCTTTTTGCGGGGCAAACTTGGCTTGGATGTTACTTATTATAATCAAACGTCTCGTAATCAAATTCTCGGAGTCGAAATCTCTAAAGCCAGCGGGTACAATAACCGAATTCTGAACGCAGGAGAAATTGAGAACAAAGGACTGGAGATCGTGCTGAGCGGCACACCTTTCAAGGCTTCCAACGGCTTTACCTGGGATGTGGCCGTCAATTATGCACGCAACCGCAACAAAGTGGTTGCATTGGCCGACGGCCTGACGACCTTGATTCTGCACCAGCAGCGTGGACTTAACTCTGAGGCACGGGTAGGTCAAGCTTACGGAACGTTATTTGGTATAGGATTTGAACGCAGCCCCGACGGACAAATTATTTACAGCAACGGCTTACCCGTGGTATCGACTACCCCACGTATTTTAGGGAATATTCAGCCTAAATGGACCGGTGGTTTAAGCAATACCCTCACCTATAAAGGTGTTTCACTTTCTGCCTTGATTGATGTTCGGATTGGTGGAGATTTCTTTGATGAAGGTACAGGTACCGCTCGCTGGACGGGTCAGTATGAAGAAACTGCCGTTGGTCGCGAAGAAGGCATCATCGGAAAAGGGGTAAAAGTAGTCAGCAGGAATGCAGATGGTTCGGCCGTTTACGAGCCAAATGACATTATTGTGGCAGCTAATCAATTGTACGGATTCAATAATCCGCGACGTTTTCACGAAGCTGCTATTTACGACGGCAGTTATGTTAAACTTCGTGAAATGACATTGGGCTACAGTATTCCTGAAGCACTGCTTAAAAAGTATATGATCCGTACCATGAAGTTTTCGGTAGTGGGTCGCAACTTGGCTATCCTGTTCAGTAACCACACACACATTGATCCTGAAGTAGATCGTTTTGGCGGAAACCGCCAGGGCTTTGCTTATGGTGAATTGCCCAGCTCTCGGAGCTTAGGGTTTAACCTAACGTTTGGATTTTAG